In Bacillus sp. SB49, a single window of DNA contains:
- a CDS encoding uroporphyrinogen-III synthase gives MKPLEGKGILVTRGKSQAQRFIKHIEKQGGVAYHAPLLTFQLKDTKSSSHLLHELHDYSWVFMTSSNGVKFFFELLRKHGRTVPPELRFAIVGKKTEQQLKQFGYKADFVPTEYRAEVMGGEFLEAFPEPGKILYIRGNLSRDVLPAYFKAEQVFFHSMTVYDTLLVDDHKRHIAAWLEEGRLDALTFTSPSTVKAYHTAVSDSENKGRKLPCFCIGPTTADAAARFGFTNICIPENYTIESMIERIVQYFSSEGKR, from the coding sequence ATGAAACCGCTGGAAGGGAAAGGCATCCTCGTTACAAGAGGAAAATCCCAGGCGCAGCGTTTCATCAAGCACATTGAAAAGCAGGGGGGAGTGGCTTATCATGCCCCTCTTCTTACCTTCCAATTGAAAGATACAAAAAGCAGTTCCCACCTTCTGCATGAACTTCACGACTATTCTTGGGTTTTTATGACGAGCTCTAATGGCGTGAAGTTTTTTTTCGAGCTTTTGAGAAAACACGGAAGGACGGTCCCTCCGGAACTCAGGTTTGCAATCGTCGGGAAGAAGACGGAGCAGCAGCTGAAACAATTCGGGTACAAGGCCGATTTCGTTCCAACGGAATACCGTGCGGAAGTAATGGGAGGAGAATTTCTCGAAGCTTTTCCGGAACCGGGAAAAATTTTGTACATAAGAGGTAATTTATCGAGAGATGTTCTCCCTGCATATTTCAAAGCTGAGCAGGTGTTTTTTCATTCGATGACCGTGTATGATACGCTACTAGTGGACGATCACAAGCGGCATATAGCGGCTTGGCTTGAGGAGGGGCGCCTTGATGCTTTGACTTTTACCAGCCCCTCTACCGTCAAGGCCTATCATACTGCTGTCAGTGATTCGGAAAATAAAGGACGGAAGCTTCCCTGTTTCTGCATCGGCCCAACAACAGCAGATGCGGCAGCGCGCTTCGGTTTTACAAATATCTGTATACCAGAGAATTACACCATTGAATCCATGATTGAACGCATCGTTCAGTACTTTTCTAGCGAAGGGAAACGATAA
- the yihA gene encoding ribosome biogenesis GTP-binding protein YihA/YsxC: MKVNTADIVISAASKKQYPKDFIPEIALAGRSNVGKSSFINRMIQRKNLARTSSKPGKTQTLNFYIINDQFHFVDVPGYGYAKVSKKERAKWGEMMEEYFAEREQLKATALVIDVRHKPTEDDQLMYDYLKHFGLPVMVVATKLDKIKKGQRTKQFKLIREVLGMKEEDALIPFSSETGEGKDVAWRIMLSHLNS; encoded by the coding sequence ATGAAGGTTAATACCGCAGATATTGTCATCAGTGCAGCGAGCAAGAAACAGTACCCGAAAGATTTCATTCCTGAAATCGCACTTGCAGGCAGGTCCAATGTAGGGAAATCTTCTTTCATCAACCGGATGATCCAAAGGAAGAACCTTGCGAGGACTTCCTCCAAGCCTGGGAAAACGCAGACGTTGAATTTCTACATCATCAATGATCAATTTCATTTTGTCGATGTGCCTGGATACGGATATGCAAAGGTATCCAAGAAGGAGCGCGCCAAATGGGGAGAAATGATGGAGGAATACTTTGCAGAGCGGGAGCAATTGAAAGCGACCGCGCTCGTGATCGACGTCCGTCACAAGCCTACGGAAGATGATCAACTGATGTACGACTACTTGAAACATTTCGGCCTGCCGGTCATGGTGGTCGCGACGAAGTTGGACAAAATTAAAAAAGGTCAAAGAACGAAGCAGTTCAAGCTTATCCGTGAAGTGCTTGGAATGAAAGAAGAGGACGCTCTTATTCCATTCTCTTCGGAAACAGGCGAAGGAAAAGACGTCGCTTGGAGGATTATGCTTTCTCACTTAAACAGTTAA
- the hemL gene encoding glutamate-1-semialdehyde 2,1-aminomutase: protein MRNFDQSKQAYDKAVDLMPGGVNSPVRAFKSVDMDPIFMERGEGSKLVDIDGNEYIDYVLSFGPLILGHADPKVTEALTKVTAHGTSFGAPTRMENKLAELVIERVPSIEMLRMVNSGTEATMSALRVARGYTGRDKILKFEGNYHGHGDSLLIKAGSGVATLGLPDSPGVPESIAQNTITVPYNDLESVRYVFEQYGEDLAAVIIEPVSGNMGVVPPTEAFLKSLRQLTEANGTVLIFDEVMTGFRVGYHSAQGHFDVTPDMTTLGKVIGGGLPVGAYGGKREIMERVAPVGDIYQAGTLSGNPLAMTAGFETLSALTEESYTSINHKVDRLVEGFLHAAETHGVPLTVNRAGSMVGFFFTNEPVTNFETANRSDLALFKKYFQGMVQEGIYLPPSQFEGMFLSTKHTDEDIEKTIQAAEKVFAGLK from the coding sequence ATGAGGAATTTTGATCAATCAAAGCAGGCGTACGATAAAGCAGTAGATTTGATGCCCGGCGGGGTCAACTCCCCTGTCCGTGCGTTCAAATCCGTAGATATGGACCCGATTTTTATGGAAAGAGGGGAAGGGTCGAAACTTGTGGATATCGATGGAAATGAATATATCGATTACGTACTTAGTTTCGGTCCGCTCATTCTTGGCCATGCAGACCCTAAAGTGACGGAAGCCTTAACGAAGGTGACGGCACACGGGACAAGCTTCGGGGCACCTACCAGAATGGAGAACAAGCTTGCGGAGCTTGTCATTGAACGTGTACCATCCATTGAAATGCTTCGGATGGTGAACTCCGGTACAGAAGCGACGATGAGCGCGCTGCGTGTAGCCAGAGGCTATACCGGCCGTGATAAAATTCTTAAATTTGAAGGGAATTATCACGGACACGGGGATTCCCTGCTTATCAAAGCAGGTTCCGGTGTTGCTACGCTCGGTCTGCCTGATTCCCCGGGAGTTCCGGAGTCGATTGCTCAGAATACGATTACAGTCCCCTATAACGATTTGGAAAGCGTTCGTTACGTTTTCGAACAATACGGAGAAGATCTCGCTGCCGTCATCATCGAACCGGTATCCGGGAATATGGGTGTCGTACCGCCGACGGAAGCATTCCTTAAATCTCTGCGTCAGTTGACAGAAGCCAACGGCACGGTTCTTATCTTTGACGAAGTGATGACAGGGTTCCGTGTTGGTTATCACAGCGCCCAAGGGCACTTCGACGTCACTCCTGACATGACCACCCTCGGTAAAGTGATCGGAGGAGGCCTTCCTGTGGGGGCTTACGGTGGAAAGCGGGAAATCATGGAGCGTGTCGCTCCAGTTGGTGATATTTATCAGGCCGGAACACTTTCCGGGAACCCACTTGCTATGACGGCCGGATTTGAGACGCTTTCCGCTCTGACGGAAGAATCCTATACGTCTATTAACCACAAAGTAGACCGATTGGTGGAAGGTTTTCTTCATGCAGCGGAAACGCACGGCGTTCCATTGACGGTTAATCGAGCGGGATCCATGGTTGGATTCTTCTTTACGAACGAGCCGGTCACTAATTTCGAAACGGCCAACCGGTCGGATTTAGCATTGTTTAAGAAATATTTTCAGGGAATGGTCCAAGAAGGAATTTATCTCCCGCCTTCGCAGTTTGAAGGAATGTTCTTATCGACGAAGCATACGGATGAGGATATCGAGAAAACGATACAGGCCGCAGAAAAAGTATTCGCCGGTCTTAAGTGA
- a CDS encoding cytochrome c biogenesis protein — translation MLEFKWVYELILFLYGLSLIGYFIDFVQTNRRANRIAFWLLSMVWGLQTFFLLAQILIKDNFPIMTVYDGLYFYTWILVTFSLIINRLFRMDFLVFFTNVVGFLIMIIHLSTRAQSVLGNNGVGLVNELLVIHISLAIISYGFFTLSFIFSMMYLLQYRLLKRKKWNAKLFRLGDLTKLDQFSYVAVILGVPLLLIAIILGVVWGYVSPDVFYWYDSKTLGSFLVLSVYIVYLFLRVVKGYQGRVISIFNTAAFLFLLINFFLFGSLSNFHF, via the coding sequence ATGCTAGAATTCAAATGGGTTTATGAACTCATCCTTTTCTTGTACGGGCTTAGTCTCATCGGATATTTCATCGATTTTGTACAGACGAACCGGAGGGCGAACCGCATCGCCTTCTGGTTACTTAGTATGGTCTGGGGTTTGCAAACCTTTTTCCTGTTGGCACAGATTCTGATCAAGGACAACTTCCCTATTATGACAGTGTACGATGGACTGTATTTCTACACCTGGATTCTTGTGACGTTCTCTTTGATAATCAACCGGCTGTTCCGGATGGACTTTCTCGTGTTTTTCACGAATGTAGTAGGATTTCTCATTATGATCATTCACCTTTCCACACGGGCACAGAGTGTTCTTGGAAACAACGGGGTCGGGCTTGTCAATGAACTGCTCGTCATTCACATCAGTCTTGCCATCATATCCTATGGGTTCTTCACATTATCCTTTATTTTTTCCATGATGTATTTACTTCAATACCGTCTGCTGAAAAGAAAGAAATGGAATGCGAAGCTTTTCCGACTCGGTGATTTGACGAAATTGGATCAGTTCTCTTATGTGGCTGTTATACTCGGAGTACCGCTCCTTTTGATCGCCATTATTCTCGGGGTGGTTTGGGGGTATGTCTCCCCTGATGTCTTCTACTGGTATGATTCGAAGACGCTCGGATCTTTCCTCGTGCTGAGTGTCTATATCGTCTATTTGTTCTTAAGAGTCGTAAAGGGGTATCAGGGACGAGTGATTTCGATCTTCAATACCGCCGCTTTTCTATTTCTTTTAATTAATTTCTTTCTGTTCGGTTCTTTATCTAATTTTCATTTCTAG
- the hemC gene encoding hydroxymethylbilane synthase, producing the protein MRKIVIGSRKSKLAITQTEWVIEQLKQIDPGYEFEIKRISTKGDRVLDVTLSKVGGKGLFIKEIEQAMYDGDIDMAVHSMKDMPAVVAEGLVVASVPIREDHRDAFVSVGNVALKDLPTGAIVGTSSLRRGSQIKAVRPDLEIKWIRGNIDTRLKKLHEEDYDAIILAAAGLKRMGWDDDVVTEYLEPDVCVPAVGQGALAIQCREDDKELRDYLMKLNHEYTSSTVTAERKFLHDLNGGCQVPIGGYAYRKADEIVLTALVGSPDGTTILHETVSGTDPVSVGAEAAARLKDRGAQEIVDKAKEEYEQ; encoded by the coding sequence GTGCGAAAAATCGTCATTGGTTCACGTAAAAGTAAATTAGCGATCACCCAGACGGAATGGGTGATTGAACAATTGAAACAAATCGATCCGGGTTATGAGTTTGAAATCAAAAGGATTTCAACTAAAGGGGATCGAGTCCTGGATGTTACGCTTTCCAAAGTGGGAGGAAAAGGGCTGTTCATTAAAGAAATCGAACAGGCCATGTATGACGGAGACATCGATATGGCCGTCCACAGTATGAAAGACATGCCGGCTGTTGTCGCGGAAGGGCTTGTCGTAGCGTCCGTTCCGATTAGGGAAGACCACCGCGACGCCTTCGTTTCTGTCGGAAATGTTGCTCTGAAGGACCTGCCGACAGGAGCGATCGTTGGGACGAGCAGTCTGCGACGCGGTTCCCAAATCAAAGCCGTCCGTCCTGATTTGGAAATCAAATGGATCCGGGGAAATATCGATACCCGCTTAAAAAAACTTCACGAAGAGGATTACGATGCCATCATTCTCGCAGCCGCAGGCTTAAAGCGGATGGGGTGGGATGACGATGTGGTCACCGAATACTTAGAGCCGGATGTTTGTGTACCTGCCGTCGGTCAGGGGGCGCTTGCCATCCAATGCCGGGAGGATGACAAGGAGCTGAGAGACTATTTGATGAAGCTGAATCATGAATATACCTCGTCCACCGTCACAGCGGAACGTAAATTTCTTCATGATTTAAACGGGGGCTGTCAAGTACCTATTGGGGGTTATGCTTATAGAAAAGCAGACGAAATCGTACTGACTGCTCTCGTGGGAAGCCCTGACGGCACGACGATCCTTCATGAAACGGTTTCGGGAACTGATCCCGTGTCTGTAGGAGCGGAAGCTGCTGCGCGCTTGAAGGACAGGGGTGCTCAGGAAATCGTTGATAAAGCGAAAGAGGAGTATGAGCAGTAA
- the hemA gene encoding glutamyl-tRNA reductase produces MHILAIGLNYRTAPVEIREKLTFSEDRLEEAMTQLNTQKSVLENVIISTCNRTEIYAVVDQLHTGRYYIKQFLADWFRIDKDEFSPFLSIYETDGAVEHLLRVTAGLDSMVLGETQILGQMKQAFLRAQEAGSTGTIFNQLFKQAVTMAKKAHKETEIGENAVSVSYAAVELARKIFGDLVHKHIVILGAGKMGELAAKNLHGSGARKVSVLNRTLSKAEAVADQFNGEAKTMDQLEEVLTDADIVISSTGATEYVITRSQMEPIHKQRKGKPLFFVDIAVPRDLDPAMESLESVFLYDIDDLQGIVDANLALRKQAAEEIELMVEAEIVEFKEWLQTIGVVPVISALRTKALDIQAETMKSIERKMPELTDRERKVLNKHTKSIINQMLKEPISQAKEIAAKPDAEDSLRLFTQIFGIEEQVEKEVEKQEKKNNTTVKHHPETANPIAFLSSMVKS; encoded by the coding sequence ATGCATATTTTAGCTATCGGTCTTAATTATAGAACAGCCCCTGTGGAAATTCGAGAGAAGCTTACTTTTTCGGAGGATCGGCTGGAAGAAGCGATGACACAGCTCAACACACAAAAAAGTGTGTTGGAGAATGTTATTATTTCAACGTGTAACCGGACGGAAATCTATGCCGTGGTGGATCAGCTCCATACAGGGCGTTATTATATTAAGCAATTCCTTGCTGATTGGTTCCGAATCGATAAAGACGAATTTTCACCGTTTCTTTCCATTTACGAAACGGACGGGGCGGTCGAGCATCTGCTCAGGGTTACCGCAGGACTGGATTCGATGGTGCTCGGTGAAACACAGATTCTCGGTCAAATGAAGCAGGCTTTCCTGCGTGCTCAAGAGGCAGGTTCAACAGGGACGATCTTTAATCAATTATTTAAACAGGCCGTTACAATGGCGAAGAAGGCGCATAAAGAGACAGAGATCGGTGAAAACGCTGTCTCAGTCAGCTATGCGGCCGTAGAGCTGGCTAGAAAGATTTTCGGGGACCTTGTTCATAAACATATCGTTATTCTTGGTGCCGGCAAGATGGGGGAACTGGCTGCTAAGAATCTTCACGGTTCCGGTGCTCGTAAGGTGTCTGTGTTGAACAGAACACTATCCAAAGCAGAGGCGGTCGCCGACCAGTTTAACGGGGAAGCGAAGACGATGGATCAGTTGGAGGAAGTACTGACAGATGCGGATATCGTTATCAGCTCTACTGGTGCAACAGAATACGTCATCACCAGGAGTCAGATGGAGCCGATCCACAAGCAGAGGAAAGGGAAGCCGTTGTTTTTCGTGGATATCGCTGTACCACGGGATCTTGATCCTGCTATGGAGTCGTTGGAGAGTGTGTTCCTGTATGATATTGATGACCTGCAGGGAATCGTTGACGCCAACCTTGCATTAAGGAAACAGGCGGCTGAAGAGATCGAACTGATGGTGGAAGCAGAAATCGTCGAGTTCAAAGAATGGCTGCAAACGATCGGAGTTGTACCGGTCATTTCAGCACTACGGACGAAGGCTCTGGATATTCAGGCAGAAACGATGAAGAGTATAGAACGGAAGATGCCGGAATTGACAGATCGGGAACGGAAAGTGTTGAACAAGCATACGAAGAGCATTATCAACCAAATGCTGAAAGAACCGATTTCTCAGGCCAAGGAGATTGCCGCCAAGCCTGATGCAGAGGATTCTCTACGCTTGTTCACGCAGATATTCGGTATAGAAGAACAAGTGGAAAAAGAGGTAGAAAAACAGGAAAAAAAGAATAACACAACGGTGAAGCATCATCCGGAAACGGCAAACCCGATCGCATTTTTAAGCTCCATGGTTAAATCTTAA
- a CDS encoding transporter substrate-binding domain-containing protein, whose amino-acid sequence MQKRWGLLLFSVLLVLVLTACGGGEEEEESSGDSGGDSEAGSEFELVEDGKFTFAASGEFRPFSMTEGGELSGFDIDVANAIAEELGLEPSPQKQKFASIVEGVKTGRFDAAVASHTITEERQQEVSFSTPYYYSGAQVFTRPDSDVETLQDLEGMEVAVSKGSTYAPFAEEVTDNIKTYDSDVVALQSLAKGRHDAVITDFLTGKEAQGEGLDIEAKELIERSEQAVAVSKENEALLEEINAALETLRENGTLTEISEEYFGEDITTAPE is encoded by the coding sequence ATGCAGAAACGTTGGGGATTGCTTTTATTCAGTGTCCTGCTTGTTTTAGTACTAACCGCTTGCGGAGGCGGAGAAGAAGAGGAAGAATCATCCGGGGATTCCGGGGGAGATTCTGAAGCAGGCAGCGAATTTGAATTAGTTGAGGATGGGAAGTTCACCTTTGCAGCCTCCGGTGAATTCCGTCCGTTCAGTATGACGGAGGGCGGGGAATTATCAGGATTTGATATTGACGTCGCCAATGCAATCGCAGAGGAGCTGGGCTTAGAACCAAGCCCACAGAAGCAAAAGTTTGCAAGCATTGTGGAAGGTGTGAAAACCGGACGTTTCGACGCAGCTGTCGCCAGTCACACCATTACGGAGGAACGGCAGCAGGAAGTCAGCTTCTCCACTCCTTACTATTACTCCGGAGCTCAAGTGTTCACACGACCGGATAGTGATGTAGAGACGCTTCAAGACCTGGAGGGGATGGAGGTCGCTGTTTCCAAAGGATCTACTTATGCTCCTTTCGCAGAGGAAGTAACCGATAATATCAAAACGTATGACAGTGATGTCGTTGCTCTTCAATCCTTAGCTAAAGGCAGACATGATGCGGTCATCACCGATTTCCTTACGGGAAAAGAGGCCCAGGGTGAAGGACTCGATATTGAAGCGAAAGAGTTGATTGAACGTAGTGAGCAAGCCGTCGCCGTTTCGAAAGAGAACGAGGCGTTGTTGGAAGAAATCAATGCAGCACTGGAGACGCTTCGAGAAAATGGAACCCTTACGGAAATCAGTGAGGAATACTTCGGGGAAGATATTACAACAGCCCCTGAGTGA
- a CDS encoding amino acid ABC transporter ATP-binding protein: MTEHMIQVEKLNKSFGDNHVLKDIDFHVKEREVVVLIGASGSGKSTLLRCLNFLEMKNDGELFIKGKQIDPKKEDLNKVRQQVGMVFQHFNLFPHKTVLGNVIEAPIQVKGMPKAEAKQVGLELLEKVGLSEKAEDYPSRLSGGQKQRVAIARALAMKPEIMLFDEPTSALDPELVGEVLQTMKALAQEGMTMVVVTHEMGFAREVADRVVYMHDGKIVESGTPAEIFESPKEERTQAFLSSIL; the protein is encoded by the coding sequence ATGACGGAACATATGATTCAAGTGGAGAAATTAAATAAATCATTCGGGGACAATCATGTTCTGAAGGATATAGATTTTCATGTGAAGGAAAGGGAAGTAGTCGTGCTGATCGGGGCGAGCGGATCAGGAAAGAGTACACTGCTCCGATGTTTAAACTTCCTGGAGATGAAAAATGATGGGGAATTATTCATTAAAGGAAAGCAGATTGATCCGAAGAAAGAAGATTTGAACAAAGTCAGGCAGCAGGTGGGGATGGTATTTCAACACTTTAATCTGTTTCCCCATAAGACAGTACTCGGTAACGTTATAGAAGCACCGATTCAAGTGAAAGGGATGCCGAAAGCAGAAGCCAAGCAGGTAGGATTGGAGCTTTTGGAGAAGGTCGGCCTTTCTGAGAAAGCGGAGGATTATCCGTCCCGTTTGTCCGGAGGGCAGAAGCAGCGGGTGGCTATAGCACGGGCACTCGCTATGAAGCCGGAGATCATGCTTTTTGATGAACCTACCTCCGCGCTGGATCCGGAGCTTGTCGGTGAAGTGCTGCAGACTATGAAGGCATTGGCACAGGAAGGAATGACCATGGTGGTTGTGACGCATGAAATGGGATTTGCCCGGGAAGTGGCCGATCGGGTCGTCTATATGCATGACGGGAAAATCGTAGAATCAGGAACACCTGCAGAGATTTTTGAATCGCCTAAAGAGGAACGTACGCAGGCATTTTTAAGTTCCATACTATGA
- a CDS encoding amino acid ABC transporter permease, protein MFFEAAQMTLALTAVSIFIAVFIGLLFAFMKISGVKVLEWIANIYIYIVRGTPLIVQIFVFYYGLTEIWMISGFWSVALGLAFHNGAYIAEIFRGAIQSIGKGQTEAGRSLGMSGVLTMRRIILPQALRRALPPLGNQFIIGLKDSSLAAFIGVSEIFAVATTEGANTFDYMTWLLVSAVWYLILVFILTMLVSLIEKKLAVSD, encoded by the coding sequence ATGTTCTTTGAAGCAGCGCAGATGACGCTTGCTTTGACGGCTGTCTCCATCTTCATTGCGGTCTTTATCGGATTATTGTTTGCATTTATGAAAATTTCAGGCGTTAAAGTACTTGAGTGGATCGCAAACATCTATATTTATATTGTTCGCGGTACTCCGCTTATCGTACAAATCTTTGTATTCTACTATGGGTTGACGGAAATATGGATGATCAGCGGTTTCTGGTCGGTTGCGCTCGGTCTCGCTTTCCATAATGGTGCATACATAGCAGAAATATTCCGGGGTGCTATCCAATCGATCGGGAAAGGGCAGACGGAAGCTGGACGTTCCCTTGGAATGAGCGGCGTGTTAACGATGAGACGAATTATTTTGCCGCAAGCCCTCCGTCGTGCATTGCCTCCGCTTGGAAATCAGTTTATCATTGGGTTGAAAGACTCATCATTGGCCGCATTCATCGGGGTTTCGGAAATATTCGCCGTTGCCACGACAGAAGGGGCGAACACGTTTGACTATATGACGTGGCTGCTCGTAAGTGCGGTATGGTACTTAATTCTCGTCTTCATTCTGACGATGCTGGTCAGTTTGATTGAGAAAAAATTGGCGGTCAGTGATTGA
- the spoVID gene encoding stage VI sporulation protein D: MQNKQNVFSFYLDESIWFKEGQGVRELIGISLEPEISIEELGDVVRLKGTVELAGEYIPTGNTGDPEDAAFTNSVRIMDHVAPVEGDAYEFRHQFPVEITVPLERVSNLEDVLIDIESFDYELPATRQLRLHAHININGIEEKDKGAANEESFDESARVGPVNFPEDKAQDIPIFPEREAPVFQFDQQQESVDDKPSSSSDGRWTYKKSQSFPEFFGHTAPASETPPAGDEAEPSMETIVDWEEVEVSVEESQTSSSEEQEQKAPGGMDGIKQIFKHLFPNREDTYTQMKMYIAQEEETLSSIAEKYGVTVKQLERVNEHTEDVSPGQIVYIPS, translated from the coding sequence TTGCAGAACAAACAAAATGTATTTTCCTTTTATTTAGATGAATCGATTTGGTTCAAGGAGGGACAGGGAGTACGAGAGCTGATTGGTATCTCCTTAGAACCTGAGATATCCATTGAAGAGCTGGGAGATGTCGTCCGGTTGAAGGGGACGGTGGAACTTGCGGGAGAATATATCCCGACAGGAAACACGGGGGATCCCGAGGATGCAGCATTCACGAACTCGGTGAGGATTATGGATCATGTCGCGCCGGTCGAAGGGGATGCGTATGAATTCCGTCACCAATTCCCGGTAGAAATAACGGTACCATTAGAGAGAGTATCGAATTTAGAGGATGTTCTCATCGATATTGAAAGTTTCGATTATGAACTACCAGCCACACGTCAGCTTCGCCTTCATGCCCACATTAATATCAACGGCATCGAAGAAAAGGATAAAGGGGCTGCGAATGAAGAATCCTTTGACGAATCTGCAAGGGTTGGGCCGGTCAATTTCCCTGAAGATAAAGCCCAGGATATTCCGATTTTCCCGGAACGCGAAGCTCCTGTTTTTCAGTTCGACCAGCAACAGGAATCGGTGGATGATAAACCGAGTTCATCCAGTGATGGACGGTGGACGTACAAAAAGTCACAGAGCTTCCCGGAATTTTTCGGTCATACAGCTCCGGCATCGGAAACACCACCTGCAGGTGACGAGGCCGAGCCTTCGATGGAGACGATCGTCGATTGGGAGGAAGTAGAGGTCAGTGTGGAAGAATCGCAGACGTCTTCTTCGGAAGAACAGGAACAAAAAGCGCCGGGCGGAATGGACGGAATTAAACAGATTTTCAAACACCTATTTCCGAATAGGGAAGATACGTACACACAAATGAAGATGTATATTGCACAAGAAGAGGAGACACTTTCGTCAATCGCTGAGAAGTATGGTGTAACGGTGAAACAGCTGGAGCGGGTGAATGAACATACAGAGGATGTGTCTCCGGGTCAAATTGTATATATTCCGAGCTAA
- the hemB gene encoding porphobilinogen synthase: protein MKETTFKRHRRLRRTDSMRALVRETKLSTDDLIYPIFVVEGENIKNPVASMPGVHQVSLDYLTEEMQELVNLGIRSVIVFGVPKEKDEVGTQAFHEHGIVQQAIRQIKEEVPELTVIADTCLCQYTDHGHCGVVRDGEIINDESLKYLTQTAVTQAEAGADIIAPSNMMDGFVAAIRAGLDEAGFHHIPVMSYAVKYASAFYGPFRDAAHSTPQFGDRRAYQMDPANRLEALREAESDVEEGADFLIVKPALAYLDIMREVKDRFRLPLVAYNVSGEYSMIKAAAQNGWVNEQEIVMEKLLSMKRAGADLIITYFAKDAAKWLNQ from the coding sequence ATGAAAGAAACAACATTTAAACGACACCGTCGTCTGCGCCGCACAGACTCTATGAGAGCGCTCGTGCGTGAAACGAAGCTCAGTACGGATGATCTGATCTATCCGATTTTCGTTGTGGAAGGAGAAAACATCAAAAATCCAGTGGCTTCCATGCCTGGTGTCCACCAGGTCTCTCTAGATTACCTTACGGAAGAGATGCAGGAACTCGTGAATCTGGGTATCCGGTCGGTCATCGTGTTCGGCGTACCGAAGGAGAAAGATGAGGTCGGAACACAGGCTTTCCATGAGCATGGAATCGTCCAGCAGGCAATCCGTCAGATCAAGGAAGAGGTGCCGGAGCTCACGGTCATCGCGGATACCTGTCTCTGTCAATATACCGACCACGGCCACTGCGGCGTTGTTCGCGACGGGGAAATAATCAATGACGAATCGTTGAAGTACCTTACGCAAACCGCAGTGACACAGGCGGAAGCCGGAGCGGATATTATCGCACCTTCCAATATGATGGACGGGTTTGTCGCTGCCATCCGTGCGGGTCTGGATGAAGCTGGTTTCCATCACATTCCTGTGATGTCCTATGCTGTTAAATATGCATCTGCCTTCTATGGTCCTTTCCGTGACGCCGCTCACAGCACACCACAATTCGGCGACCGTCGGGCGTATCAGATGGATCCTGCCAACCGTTTGGAAGCGCTGCGTGAAGCGGAATCTGATGTAGAAGAGGGAGCAGACTTCCTCATCGTCAAGCCGGCTCTTGCTTACTTGGATATTATGAGAGAAGTGAAAGATCGTTTCCGTCTTCCGCTGGTCGCCTACAATGTCAGCGGGGAATATTCCATGATCAAAGCAGCTGCCCAGAACGGCTGGGTTAATGAGCAGGAGATCGTTATGGAGAAGCTGTTGTCCATGAAACGCGCAGGTGCGGATCTGATCATCACCTATTTTGCCAAAGATGCAGCGAAGTGGCTGAACCAATAA
- a CDS encoding LiaI-LiaF-like domain-containing protein — MTKQNSLIGFLFIGFGVYFLLRHLNIPELIPFYSWSSLLVIIGIALLLHSYVAKDYSNLFTGALVTGLGVHFTLQAHTSFWIDHWAVYLWIIGISFLLYYSKTKRGLIPAIVCITIGLFAVFTPGTPAWSLWVQRIVNVLERFWPVVLIAYGMYVIRKK; from the coding sequence TTGACGAAACAAAATTCTTTAATCGGGTTTCTATTCATCGGCTTTGGTGTTTATTTTTTACTACGCCACCTCAATATTCCCGAACTGATCCCTTTTTACTCATGGTCATCCCTGCTTGTCATCATCGGTATCGCCCTGCTCTTACATAGTTATGTGGCAAAAGACTATTCCAACCTGTTCACAGGAGCATTAGTGACAGGACTTGGGGTTCACTTCACCCTTCAGGCGCATACCAGCTTCTGGATCGATCACTGGGCGGTGTACCTATGGATCATCGGGATTTCCTTTCTCCTTTATTACTCTAAAACGAAGCGCGGATTGATCCCGGCAATCGTCTGCATCACCATTGGTCTCTTTGCTGTTTTCACACCGGGAACTCCTGCCTGGTCTCTCTGGGTCCAAAGGATTGTTAATGTTCTGGAAAGATTCTGGCCGGTAGTGCTGATTGCATACGGAATGTACGTCATCAGAAAAAAATAA